The sequence ATGCGCCCCAGCCGAGCGTGCCTGGTCCGTCCTCGAGGACACCTGCTTCTCGACGCCGCCGCGCGCGGTCGAGGCACGCGCCGGCATTCATCGCCGCGCGTCGCAGTTCTCCATGATCCGTTTCAGCACCGCACGCAGCCGCGCTACCTGCTCGGCATCGATTCCGTCCAGCGCCTGCCTGCGATTGGCCTGTGCGATCGGCTCCACCGTGCGGATCACCGACTCCCCCGAGCTCGTGAGCACGAGCTCGGACCGGCGCCCGTCGTTCGGATGTGGCTTGCGGTGAAGCAGGCCCTTTCGCTCGAGCAGCTGAACGATACGAGTGACGGAGGCGAAGTCCTTGAATACCGCGACGCCGACCTGCTGTAGCGTGACGTCGGGGGATTCGTGGATCGTCTTCAGCACCAGCCATTGGTCGATGGTGATGTCGATCCCCGCTGCGTGCAGGCGGGCCTGCGCGAACCGCCGGTACGCCTTGGAGGCGGATTCGAGCGAATAAAAAAGTACGTCCTGCAGCCGGGTGTCAGACATTGCGCCCTGGATCGTTGATATATCAATGACGTGAGCCGGAGCACGCGTCGTAACCTAGCGATCTTCCGCTCCGCGTGCACCCCTGCGTCCATCCGGGTACCGGACGGGAGCCGATGCAGCGTACGAGGCGGTGGACGAGCGGACGGGGACGACCGATCCGCGCCGCGCCCCGGCGTCCGGCGGTCTCGTCCACCGGAGCCGCTGGCGAAGCAGGAGCAGCTGGTGGGCCCCATCGTCGAATCCATGATCTTCCCTGGAGAGTGCTGATGAAACGGGCAATCGCGCTGGTGGCTGCATCGTTGTCGGCTGCCGCCTTCCTGGCGTGCGGCAAGGACCCGGTTGAACAGGGCGATGATCCGCAGCTCACGCTTTCCGCGGACAGCGTCACCGTGGACGTAGGCGTTTCCGCTTCGGTGACCGCCACGGTGCTCAACGCCAGTGAGCCGGCGCAGTTCGTCTCCCGCGACCCGGGCGTGGCTACCGTGGATGCCAGCGGCGCGATCAGGGGCGTCGCGATCGGCTCGACGTATGTAGTCGCTACGCTCTCCAACCACGCGGACGTGCGTGACTCCGTTCGCGTTCGCGTGCTGGCGCCGGGCTCGACCCCGGTCGCCGGCCAATGGGGGCTCCGGGCGCCATTGATCGAACCCAACTCCGAGCTGGCGTTCGCCGAATCGAACGGCAAGCTCTACCTCCTCGGCGGCTATCCGGCGAGTCGGGTGACGGCCCGTACGGTCCAGGTCTACGACGTCGCGAGCGACCGCTGGGAGCTGGGACCGCCGCTCCCGCAGCCCAACAACCACGGGATGGCGGCCAGCGTCAACGGAAAAGTCTATCTGATCGGCGGCCAAACCTCGGATGTCTCGGACCAGGGCTACCAGGACACGGTCTACGAACTGGATCCGGCCACGGGTGTGTGGGTCACGAAGGCGCCGATGCCCACGGCGCGCGGCGCCGGGGTGGCCATCGTGCACGACGGCAAGATCTACGTCGCCGGTGGACGCCCGCCGCGGGGAAGCGATTTCGCCGTCTACGACCCGGCGACCGATCGCTGGGAGGTGCTGCCGGAGCTACCCTCCCAGCGCAACCACATTACCGGCGCGGCGATCAACGGCCGCATCCACGTCGTCGGAGGGCGTCTGGGCCACGGATTGTCGCCCGACATGACGGCAGTGCACGAAGTCTACGACCCGCAAACGCGGACCTGGACGACCGCAGCCCCCATGCTGCGGGCCCGCAGCGGCATGAACGGCGTCATGGCCCGGGGCTGCTTCCACGTCTGGGGCGGCGAGGGACCGGCCGGCATGTTTCCCGACCATGACTACTACGATCCGCGGACCAACCAGTGGTCACCACTCTCCGGGATGCCTACCCCCGTCCACGGCGTCTACGGCTCAGCCTATGTCAGCGGGCTGATCTGGGTCCCCGGCGGCGGCACCAATATCGGCGGCAACCACGGCAGCCATCAGCACCAGGTCTACCGGCCGGCAGTGAGCTGCGAGTGACGCTGTCTCCGTCCTGGACGGTGTTCGGCGTGATGGCGTCGCGCTTCGGCTCGTCGAGCACCGCCGCATCGAAGCGGTCTCCACCAGCACCCGCGCCCCCTTCCACAGGGAGGGCGGGAAGGGGACCACCAGCGAGGCGATCCAGTTCCGGCTCCGGCCGCATCCGCTGGCCAGGCAGGGCGAAGTGCGAACGCGATCTCCGGTGCGGGTCGTCCTGCGCGTCCCCTACCCGATGGGGTTGTCGACGAGTGCAGCCGGGATGGGCGTCCCGAGTTCCAGCTCCTGCCGAGGTACCACCATGCTGATGCGCTCCGTCGGTCTCGCTCCACTGCTCTGGTTCCCGCTCGCCGGTGCCTGCGGCCAGCCGGCCGATCCCGAGCCGCCCGTCGACGCCTGCACCGTCCCGACGCTCAGCGCCGCGCCGGCACCCGCCTCCGCCCTGACCGCGTTCGCCTACGACCGCGCGGCGGCCTACGACCCGGTGCTCCAGCCGATCGGCACCGAGCCGGGTGTGGAGATCCACGAGCTGAGCTTCCGCAGCCCGCGTGGCGCCGGCCGCGCCACGGGGCGGCTCTTCGTGCCCGAGGGTGTGGGCCCGTTCGCGGGATTGTTGCTGATGCACGGAATGCCGGGCAACGCCGAGCAGATGACGGGCCAGGCGGTGGTGCTGGCGCGCCACGGGGCGGTGGTGGCGGCGCTCGACGCCCCGTTCGCGCGGCGCGGGGGCAGCCCGGTGCGCTTCACCGAGGCTGACAGCGCGGAGCAGGTGCAGTTGATGACCGACCTGCAGCGCGCCGTGGACCTGCTCGTGGCGCGCCCGGACGTGGACGCGGGTCGGCTCGGCTACGTGGGCATCAGCTACGGCGGGGCGATGGGCGCGCTCTTCGTCGGCATCGAGCGGCGGCTCAAGACGGGCATCCTCGTCGTAGCCGACGGCGGGCTCGTCTCGCACTTCACCGGCCCCGAGGACGGCAGCGCCTTCGCCGGGCTCACCTGCACGGAGCGGCGGCGCTGGCTCGAGTCGATGATCCCGATCGAGCCGATCAAGTACGTCGGCTTCGCGTCGCCGACGCCCCTCCTGCTGCAGTCGGGGCGGCAGGACAACCTCGTGCCGCCGCGCGACGCCGAGCTGCTGCACGCCGCGGTGCGCGATCCGAAGACGATCCGCTGGTACGACGCGGGGCACGGCCTCACCGCCGAGGCCGCGCGCGACCGCCTGTTGTGGCTGCAGCAGCAGCTCGGGATGCGCGCCCCAGCCTTCTGAGCCGACGCCCGGGCGCGGCGCCGCGCCGCCCGAACCGCTGGCGAGGTAGCGCGAAGCGCCAGGGGGGCGAGCATCAGCAGAAACGACACTCATACCGGATCTCGAGACTGTTTGTGCAGATGGATGTCATTCCGAAGGCGCCGCTGCACCGAAACTGCGTCCGCACCGCAGTTGGGCGGCGCCTGAAGAATCCAGCCGGCCTTCCTGGTGGCTGGCTGCGCTCGCTACGGCCGGCGCCCAGCCGCATTGGCTGGATTCTTCGGCCGCGTCCAGGCTCTCGTGCAGATGCAGCTTACGTCGGACGCTCCCTCAGAATGACACCAATTTGCAGAGAATCGTTCAGGTATCGGCTCTGAAAAGATCTCACACATAGAGAAACAGAGGAACAGAGAAATCCTCCGCTTCTCTGTTTCTCTGTGTGATACCACGTTTCCGAGCAATGTTCTGGTTCGCGAGAAACAGATTGGCATCACACAGAGGACACGGAGGACACGGAGAGAACTTCAATCTCTCCGCTGTTCCTCTGTGTTCTCTGTGCCCTCTGTGTGAGACCTTTTCAGGGCTGATACCCGAACGAGTCCCTGCGAAATGGTATGAGGCTTTGCCGTTCATGGTCGGACACGCGAAAAAGGGCCGCCTCCGCGACGGGAGACGGCCCTTCTTCGTTTCCGACCACGGACCGCCTTTACTCCGGCGGCGTGGCGTCGGCAGGCGCGGGCTTCACGCGGAACGAGTCCAGCATGCGAGCCGCGGCCGCCTCGACGGCGGGCGTGCGCTCCACGGCGGCGTACAGCACCATCCACACCTCCAGCCCACCCTGGCGCGGCACCGATATGTCCGCGATGCCGTGCAGGGACGCCCTGTCCAGGTCCACGGTCACGGGGGAGCGGCGCGCCACCCGGTCCTCCGTCACGATCTCGCGGCCGTCTCCCTCCAGCCGGATCCAGTCGTCACCGCGCACGAACAGGGACTGGAGCAGCTCGAGCCCGGCCCGGCGGGTCGCCAGCGACGTGTCGCCCATCGCCTGCATGAACGCGCGGCGCGCCGCGGCCGAGGTGTCGACCGGCGCCTCCCTGAGCTGCCGCACGCGGGCGGCGGAGGTGTCCGTCAGCAGCCGCCGCAGCGCGGCCGAGTCCGCCAGCGCGGGGTGTCTCGGCACGCCGCGCAGCACGGTGCGGTTCACCATCACCAGCCCGACGTCGTAGCCGCCGCCGACGTACCCCTCGAAGGCCGACGCCGGGTCTTCCACCTTGCGTATGAGCGTCAGCCCGGTGATGCCGCGCGGCAGCTCGATCGTGAAGCGGCCGCCGTCGTACGGACGCGTGGACTGCGCGGGGAGCGACGGGGCGGCCGCGAGCAGCGCGAGTACGACGAGGGAAGTGCGAAAGCTCTGCATCGTGAGGAACATGGGAGAGCAGGATGAAAGATCCGGCGGAGGGCGCGGCTTCTGCCGGTCGGCTGTGATTCCGGGAAAGGGCCGCCTCCGCGACGGGAGACGGCCCTTCCTGGTTTCTCGATGCAGAGGATGCCTACGCCGCCACCGGCTCGCGCTTGGGGCGCGGGAAGAGCGGGTCGCCGCCGGCCACGCTCCAGCCGGAGACGTCCAGCGCCGCCAGCTCGTCCAGCCGCGGCATCGCGCGGCCCCCGCCCAGGCGCTCCCACAGCTCGCCCATCTTCCCCGGCATGAAGGGGAAGAAGAGCACGCTGATCACCGCCAGCCAGCGCACCAT is a genomic window of Longimicrobium sp. containing:
- a CDS encoding prolyl oligopeptidase family serine peptidase, translating into MLMRSVGLAPLLWFPLAGACGQPADPEPPVDACTVPTLSAAPAPASALTAFAYDRAAAYDPVLQPIGTEPGVEIHELSFRSPRGAGRATGRLFVPEGVGPFAGLLLMHGMPGNAEQMTGQAVVLARHGAVVAALDAPFARRGGSPVRFTEADSAEQVQLMTDLQRAVDLLVARPDVDAGRLGYVGISYGGAMGALFVGIERRLKTGILVVADGGLVSHFTGPEDGSAFAGLTCTERRRWLESMIPIEPIKYVGFASPTPLLLQSGRQDNLVPPRDAELLHAAVRDPKTIRWYDAGHGLTAEAARDRLLWLQQQLGMRAPAF
- a CDS encoding MarR family transcriptional regulator: MSDTRLQDVLFYSLESASKAYRRFAQARLHAAGIDITIDQWLVLKTIHESPDVTLQQVGVAVFKDFASVTRIVQLLERKGLLHRKPHPNDGRRSELVLTSSGESVIRTVEPIAQANRRQALDGIDAEQVARLRAVLKRIMENCDARR
- a CDS encoding kelch repeat-containing protein, which produces MKRAIALVAASLSAAAFLACGKDPVEQGDDPQLTLSADSVTVDVGVSASVTATVLNASEPAQFVSRDPGVATVDASGAIRGVAIGSTYVVATLSNHADVRDSVRVRVLAPGSTPVAGQWGLRAPLIEPNSELAFAESNGKLYLLGGYPASRVTARTVQVYDVASDRWELGPPLPQPNNHGMAASVNGKVYLIGGQTSDVSDQGYQDTVYELDPATGVWVTKAPMPTARGAGVAIVHDGKIYVAGGRPPRGSDFAVYDPATDRWEVLPELPSQRNHITGAAINGRIHVVGGRLGHGLSPDMTAVHEVYDPQTRTWTTAAPMLRARSGMNGVMARGCFHVWGGEGPAGMFPDHDYYDPRTNQWSPLSGMPTPVHGVYGSAYVSGLIWVPGGGTNIGGNHGSHQHQVYRPAVSCE